A stretch of the candidate division WOR-3 bacterium genome encodes the following:
- a CDS encoding RsmE family RNA methyltransferase yields MNDVPHNLFFIRDEQIQNNQILFTGPEFHHIKNVLRKKTGEIIYFTNGKGKSYKAIIEQILHNAMVIKVMEEGTVPRRNKINIDLGIVPLKSGRTDFIIEKGTELGVNKFIFFISKFSVIRSLTPPRIEHFKKIALSAMLQSQQYYLPEIIFVKDIQKEFSNYDLVVVGDRDGKDKVMPGVQNILLVIGPEGGFSPEEIETFLNNKVKFIPFSINRLRSETAALAGIVSILSYYSL; encoded by the coding sequence ATGAATGATGTACCCCATAATCTTTTTTTTATAAGAGACGAGCAGATTCAAAATAACCAGATTCTGTTTACCGGTCCTGAGTTCCATCATATAAAAAATGTTCTGAGGAAAAAAACGGGTGAAATAATTTATTTTACAAATGGAAAAGGAAAAAGTTATAAAGCAATTATTGAACAAATACTCCACAATGCGATGGTAATAAAAGTTATGGAGGAAGGAACAGTACCGAGACGCAATAAAATAAATATTGACCTCGGAATTGTTCCATTAAAAAGTGGCAGGACTGATTTTATCATTGAAAAAGGAACTGAACTTGGTGTTAACAAATTCATATTTTTTATATCAAAATTTTCTGTGATTAGAAGTTTAACTCCGCCCAGAATCGAGCATTTCAAAAAGATTGCCCTATCAGCAATGTTACAATCCCAGCAATATTATCTACCAGAGATAATCTTTGTCAAAGACATACAAAAAGAATTTTCAAATTATGACCTCGTTGTTGTCGGCGACCGAGATGGAAAAGATAAAGTTATGCCCGGCGTACAGAATATTCTTTTAGTGATCGGTCCAGAAGGAGGTTTTTCCCCTGAAGAAATAGAAACATTTTTGAACAATAAAGTAAAGTTTATTCCTTTCAGTATCAATCGGCTGCGCAGCGAAACCGCAGCCCTTGCCGGGATAGTAAGTATACTTTCCTATTACTCGCTATAA
- the pgsB gene encoding poly-gamma-glutamate synthase PgsB gives MVFDYGIFLLFSLLILFIVIGRIEWVNHTRNINAIPLRIVVNGTRGKSTVTRLLGAALKAGGYKTLAKTTGTKPRIVIDNKVEKPVIRPGRANIHEQLSITRKAVQEKVDAIVFENMSLRPDLQWVEESKIISPQIVVITNVRADHLEVMGPTLEDIAKNFINAVPQKAKVFTGEKVLFPLLEKLAKKRGLEIYLSNENEVTDEDLHPFPYFEHRENIALVLNVCSHLGIKKEKALAEMYNYIPDSGVLKKYELNIGGKNILLYNALAANDPDSTYFIYERINKPEKNFYILANCRADRIDRSVQLGILISTKIKADYYFLTGGETRILYRSAIKNGMDREKLIDLGNRDVESVYEKVSEIINDNGVILAIGNIVGYGERLIAHFVQKSNPRHSVLPSTPSRGIAEQK, from the coding sequence GTGGTTTTCGATTACGGTATATTTCTTTTATTTTCCCTTTTGATTCTATTTATTGTAATCGGCAGAATTGAATGGGTAAATCATACCCGGAACATAAATGCCATTCCTTTGCGCATTGTCGTCAACGGGACAAGAGGAAAATCCACAGTAACAAGACTGCTCGGTGCGGCATTAAAGGCAGGAGGTTATAAGACCCTTGCCAAAACAACAGGGACAAAACCGAGGATTGTGATTGACAACAAAGTTGAAAAACCAGTAATAAGACCGGGTAGAGCCAATATACACGAACAACTATCCATAACGAGAAAAGCAGTCCAGGAAAAAGTAGATGCCATTGTTTTTGAAAATATGTCTTTAAGACCTGACCTGCAATGGGTTGAAGAAAGTAAGATAATATCCCCTCAGATCGTGGTGATCACAAATGTGCGGGCTGACCATCTTGAAGTAATGGGTCCCACCTTAGAGGACATTGCAAAAAATTTTATAAATGCAGTACCACAAAAAGCAAAGGTGTTCACCGGTGAAAAAGTTTTATTTCCCTTATTAGAGAAACTGGCTAAAAAACGCGGACTTGAGATTTATCTTAGTAACGAGAATGAGGTTACAGATGAAGACTTGCATCCTTTTCCTTATTTTGAACATCGCGAAAATATAGCGTTGGTTTTAAATGTGTGTAGCCACTTAGGAATTAAAAAAGAAAAAGCCCTTGCTGAAATGTATAATTATATCCCGGATTCTGGTGTATTAAAAAAATATGAACTAAATATCGGGGGCAAAAATATTTTGCTTTATAATGCCCTTGCTGCAAATGACCCGGACTCTACTTATTTTATATATGAAAGAATTAATAAACCCGAAAAAAATTTTTATATTCTTGCCAATTGCCGGGCAGACCGTATTGACCGTTCGGTCCAATTGGGTATACTTATCAGCACAAAGATTAAGGCTGACTATTATTTTTTAACCGGTGGTGAGACCCGTATTTTATATCGCTCGGCAATAAAAAATGGTATGGACAGAGAAAAGTTAATTGACCTAGGCAATAGAGATGTTGAATCGGTTTATGAGAAAGTAAGCGAAATTATCAATGATAACGGAGTGATACTTGCGATTGGGAATATCGTTGGATATGGTGAAAGATTGATTGCGCACTTTGTTCAAAAAAGTAATCCGCGGCATTCCGTGTTGCCATCCACGCCCTCCCGCGGAATTGCGGAGCAGAAATGA
- the pgsC gene encoding poly-gamma-glutamate biosynthesis protein PgsC, whose amino-acid sequence MIVIAVGLGMMLNLLLTETIGLAAGGIVVPGYIALNLHKPDMVISTVVIALITYLLLYLLSRFILLYGRRLLIVSIIIGYLLGYLTRVYPSISLETLKLDITTIGFVVPGLIAYWMQRQGIIETISTMIIAAVIVRLILIILTGGAILP is encoded by the coding sequence ATGATTGTCATCGCTGTCGGCTTAGGGATGATGCTAAATCTCCTGCTAACCGAGACAATCGGCCTTGCTGCGGGCGGTATTGTTGTTCCCGGCTATATCGCCCTGAATCTACATAAACCCGATATGGTCATAAGCACCGTAGTTATAGCATTAATAACTTATCTTCTGTTATATCTTTTATCCCGTTTTATTTTACTTTATGGCAGAAGACTACTAATAGTATCCATTATCATCGGTTATCTGCTTGGATACCTGACAAGAGTATACCCTTCAATTTCACTTGAGACGCTGAAACTTGATATAACAACTATTGGATTTGTTGTTCCGGGTCTGATCGCATACTGGATGCAGAGACAGGGCATTATAGAAACAATCAGCACAATGATAATTGCAGCGGTGATTGTAAGACTGATATTGATAATCCTGACTGGAGGTGCAATATTGCCATAA
- the pgsW gene encoding poly-gamma-glutamate system protein, protein MRSGKLPNYILISVTIISLIFIFLTLYYKTKHYAPYYQEKIESARLTKALFEKIKQEKLKKGLIIDPINDPNQTGLIGLEHSPITSEPGDLNAKLTTTNPNISAVIIELFKKCHLNDGEVVAVSFSGSFPALNLAVLSAIQTLNLKPIIITSVSSSMWGANIPEFTYLDMEKFLFQNGLLKFRSVAASLGGIDDIGRGLSPEGRKILETAIERNEIMELKSKDLEEAIEKRFRLYYEIAGEEKISCFINIGGGATALAGYELPTGILDPLKYSFHQGLAGRFLKNGVKVININNIGTLTRRYELPIAPIPLPEIGEGKLYYEKRYSVILSTIFFVILSLIIFVVLRIDIDYYIRRHKND, encoded by the coding sequence TTGAGGAGCGGTAAATTACCAAATTATATCCTTATCTCTGTCACAATTATTTCTTTAATATTCATATTCTTAACACTTTATTATAAAACGAAACATTATGCTCCATATTACCAGGAAAAAATAGAGAGCGCCCGTTTAACAAAGGCTTTGTTTGAAAAAATAAAACAAGAAAAATTAAAAAAAGGTTTGATAATAGATCCAATCAATGACCCAAATCAAACCGGATTGATTGGATTAGAGCATTCACCAATTACAAGCGAACCCGGTGATCTAAATGCTAAACTAACCACAACGAATCCCAACATTTCCGCAGTAATTATTGAGTTATTCAAAAAATGCCACTTGAATGATGGAGAAGTTGTCGCTGTTTCTTTCAGTGGCTCTTTTCCCGCCTTGAATCTCGCGGTTCTTTCTGCAATCCAGACCTTAAATTTAAAACCCATTATCATCACTTCTGTAAGTTCTTCAATGTGGGGTGCAAATATTCCTGAATTTACTTATCTTGATATGGAAAAATTTTTATTTCAGAATGGTCTTTTAAAATTTCGTTCGGTTGCTGCTTCCCTGGGAGGTATTGATGACATTGGTAGAGGATTGAGCCCAGAAGGTAGAAAAATCCTTGAAACAGCAATAGAAAGAAATGAAATTATGGAATTGAAATCAAAAGACCTTGAAGAGGCGATAGAAAAAAGATTCAGATTATATTACGAAATTGCTGGTGAAGAAAAAATTTCCTGTTTTATAAATATCGGGGGCGGTGCAACTGCACTCGCAGGATACGAATTACCTACAGGAATTTTAGACCCATTGAAATATTCTTTCCATCAAGGGCTTGCTGGCAGGTTTCTTAAAAACGGCGTAAAGGTGATAAATATCAACAACATTGGAACCTTGACGAGGCGTTATGAACTTCCCATTGCACCGATACCCCTCCCGGAAATTGGCGAAGGGAAATTATATTATGAAAAACGTTATTCGGTCATTCTCTCCACAATCTTTTTTGTCATCCTCAGTTTGATAATCTTTGTGGTCTTGAGAATTGATATTGATTATTACATCAGGAGGCATAAAAATGATTAA
- a CDS encoding C25 family cysteine peptidase: MITLSLLLLSALNSLDIQIVNRTENSIQLKIPFADKILEPVNIGFIIAPEYPVYECLETGSNNPVEIGPPVTLKDYNLYPVILNPVAGIKEFNLEIHFSKYQDIKLPHSHARVFKNLILNYEYNPETKPQGLLIITPNSFYNAVLPLADWKEKKGWKVTVAKLSETGNTATAIKNYITNAYYNWNPPPEYVILVGDKDSVPCFTVSSNPTDHPYTTIKGNDFLSDFFIGRLSVANINDLNTVIAKIVNYERNPYTTDTLWFKRTLMVAGNYPDNQMTTPILTKRWVREKFLNSGYYQVDTVFYPPVSNGVTAITNSVNQGVTFVNYRGGIASWSGWDRPSFYNTDVIGLSNGWKLPVITSIVCLTGNFNAEPCFGETWLRAGNPSTPKGAVAFFGASPPTTHSRWNNCLDFGIYRGLLIDSIYYLGPMTYRGKMEVYVNFPLETSPDSGSEFYFNAYNLLGDPSLEVWTDVPRSFIVNHQPTIPVGTNQFSVQVLNSSSQPVEGAMVSLYKKNETKEVEFTGANGIANFQITANTPDTLFVTVTKHNFKPYCGYAMVNNSAVYVGYYNHTISDPGGNNNGEINPGETINLTITLKNFGNSTTATNVNAILTTNDPFITVIDSIKNYGTIAPGATANSSPFVFGVSQNIKNNHTIKFNISISSSQGNWNSVLWLNAKAAEFEYQRCQILDGGNGILEPGETSELTISIKNIGGLIGTNLQGVLRSLNPGVSVIDSNGSFSSIPVGDSATNSGDVFRITASPQLAPGHEIKFLTILSEGSWIRDTVVFSIIIGVVASNKPTGPDRYGYYVYDNTDTGYPEAPTYEWVEIDPDLGGPGTILGLLNDETKTIALPFNFKYYGNNYNRISICSNGYIAMDSTWIADMYNWHIFGAGGPPLLIAPFWDDLDPNATDSSGNICYYYDASNHRFIIEWSRVQHLHNPTAPTPAELQTFEIVLYDPIFYPTQTGDGEILFQYKKINNDDYWHNYATVGIRDYYHINGLEYTYANQYPASAAILENNRAIKFTTDPPDPFPGIEENSNSQSTIRNPKLEVYPNPFKNHCVIKFQIPNPNDQTNSNSQIPNHFAIRNPKSEISLKIYDVAGRAVKSFNPESCILNHASGIIWSGDDDTGRKLPSGIYFIELKTQNYNVVQKVILLE, translated from the coding sequence ATGATTACTCTATCCTTGCTTCTCTTATCCGCATTAAATAGTCTTGATATTCAGATTGTTAACCGAACAGAAAACTCAATCCAGCTGAAAATCCCTTTTGCCGACAAGATATTGGAACCAGTGAATATAGGATTTATAATCGCCCCCGAGTATCCAGTGTATGAATGTTTGGAAACAGGAAGTAACAATCCTGTGGAGATTGGTCCACCGGTGACACTAAAGGATTATAATCTTTATCCGGTGATTCTCAATCCGGTCGCAGGGATTAAAGAATTTAATTTAGAAATTCACTTTTCCAAATATCAAGATATCAAACTTCCCCATAGCCATGCCCGGGTTTTCAAAAATTTAATTCTCAATTACGAATACAATCCTGAAACAAAACCCCAGGGACTTTTGATTATCACACCCAATTCATTTTATAATGCAGTTTTACCCCTTGCGGATTGGAAGGAAAAAAAGGGCTGGAAGGTCACGGTGGCAAAATTATCGGAAACCGGCAATACAGCAACTGCGATAAAAAATTATATCACAAATGCGTATTACAACTGGAATCCACCACCAGAATATGTTATCCTTGTCGGTGATAAGGATAGTGTTCCATGTTTCACCGTCTCTTCAAATCCCACTGACCATCCCTATACAACGATAAAAGGCAACGACTTCCTTTCTGATTTTTTTATTGGCAGGTTATCTGTCGCCAATATAAACGATTTAAATACCGTGATTGCAAAAATCGTTAATTATGAAAGAAATCCTTATACTACAGATACCCTGTGGTTCAAAAGGACACTGATGGTTGCCGGTAATTATCCTGACAATCAAATGACAACACCAATTCTGACCAAACGCTGGGTGCGCGAGAAATTTTTGAATAGTGGATATTATCAGGTGGACACGGTTTTTTATCCACCAGTTTCCAACGGCGTTACTGCCATCACCAATTCAGTTAACCAGGGTGTAACCTTTGTAAATTATCGCGGTGGTATTGCTTCCTGGTCAGGATGGGACCGACCGAGTTTTTATAACACAGATGTGATTGGACTTTCCAATGGCTGGAAATTACCCGTAATAACAAGCATTGTCTGTTTAACCGGCAATTTCAATGCCGAACCCTGTTTTGGGGAAACCTGGTTAAGGGCAGGTAATCCTTCAACTCCAAAAGGTGCGGTTGCGTTCTTTGGTGCATCACCACCCACAACCCATTCAAGGTGGAACAATTGCCTTGACTTTGGAATCTATCGCGGATTATTGATTGATAGCATTTATTATTTGGGGCCTATGACATATCGTGGAAAAATGGAAGTTTATGTGAACTTCCCATTAGAAACCTCTCCAGATTCTGGAAGTGAATTCTATTTCAATGCTTATAATCTTTTGGGCGACCCTTCGCTTGAGGTCTGGACCGATGTGCCAAGAAGTTTCATTGTCAATCATCAACCAACAATTCCTGTTGGAACAAATCAATTTTCGGTCCAGGTTTTAAATTCTTCTTCCCAACCTGTAGAAGGGGCAATGGTGAGTCTTTATAAAAAGAATGAAACCAAGGAAGTAGAATTCACTGGTGCTAACGGCATTGCAAATTTTCAGATTACTGCAAACACTCCTGATACGCTCTTTGTGACCGTAACAAAGCATAATTTCAAACCTTATTGTGGTTATGCAATGGTAAATAACTCTGCAGTCTATGTTGGATACTACAATCATACGATAAGTGACCCCGGCGGTAATAATAACGGTGAGATAAATCCCGGAGAAACTATTAACCTAACAATAACCCTGAAGAATTTCGGCAATTCAACGACCGCAACGAATGTGAATGCCATACTAACCACAAACGACCCATTTATTACCGTTATAGATTCAATAAAAAATTATGGAACAATTGCCCCGGGGGCGACGGCAAATTCATCACCCTTTGTCTTTGGTGTTTCACAAAACATTAAAAATAATCATACAATTAAATTCAATATTTCAATTAGTTCTTCCCAGGGCAACTGGAATTCAGTGCTCTGGCTCAATGCAAAGGCAGCAGAATTTGAGTATCAAAGATGTCAAATCTTAGACGGCGGTAATGGTATACTTGAACCAGGCGAAACCTCGGAGCTGACAATTTCAATAAAAAATATTGGTGGACTTATTGGAACAAATCTCCAAGGAGTTTTACGGTCATTAAATCCCGGTGTATCAGTCATTGACTCAAATGGTTCCTTCAGCAGTATTCCGGTTGGCGACTCAGCAACAAATTCTGGCGATGTATTCCGGATAACCGCCTCTCCCCAACTTGCCCCGGGCCATGAAATAAAATTTTTAACTATCTTATCTGAAGGCAGTTGGATAAGAGATACCGTTGTATTTTCTATTATAATTGGCGTTGTGGCATCCAACAAACCCACCGGACCAGACCGCTATGGCTATTATGTCTATGATAACACTGATACCGGATATCCCGAAGCCCCAACTTATGAATGGGTTGAAATTGACCCGGATTTGGGAGGCCCGGGCACAATTTTGGGCCTGTTAAATGATGAGACAAAAACAATTGCACTCCCATTTAATTTTAAATATTACGGGAATAATTACAATAGAATCAGTATCTGCTCCAACGGCTACATTGCCATGGATTCCACCTGGATTGCCGATATGTATAACTGGCATATCTTCGGTGCGGGCGGTCCACCCTTGCTCATTGCACCGTTCTGGGATGATTTAGACCCGAATGCGACCGACTCCAGCGGTAATATCTGTTATTATTATGACGCCTCAAATCATAGATTTATAATTGAGTGGTCGAGGGTTCAACACCTCCACAATCCAACTGCACCGACACCTGCAGAGTTACAGACATTTGAAATAGTTTTATATGATCCGATTTTTTATCCCACCCAGACCGGTGATGGTGAGATACTATTCCAATATAAGAAGATAAATAACGACGATTACTGGCATAATTATGCCACGGTTGGAATACGGGATTACTATCATATAAATGGCCTTGAATATACCTACGCCAATCAATATCCAGCCTCTGCGGCAATACTTGAAAATAATCGGGCAATCAAATTTACCACCGACCCACCGGATCCATTCCCGGGCATAGAAGAAAACTCAAATTCGCAATCTACAATCCGAAATCCGAAATTAGAGGTCTATCCCAATCCATTCAAAAATCACTGCGTGATTAAATTCCAAATCCCAAATCCCAATGACCAAACAAATTCCAATTCCCAAATCCCAAACCATTTTGCAATCCGCAATCCGAAATCCGAAATTTCTTTAAAGATCTACGATGTTGCCGGTCGGGCTGTTAAATCTTTTAATCCTGAATCCTGTATCCTGAATCATGCATCAGGTATCATCTGGTCTGGTGATGATGATACTGGTCGCAAATTGCCTTCGGGTATCTATTTTATTGAACTCAAAACCCAAAATTACAATGTGGTTCAAAAAGTAATTTTATTAGAATGA
- a CDS encoding YCF48-related protein → MKIKYMALFLILCNVLFAYQNFHGCCLAPDNQTGWVVTLDSIIVLKTTDGGAHWFEQSNNAAARKFFDITCRDNLKAWTCGILGEITHTNNGGQTWTHQVQGLAKYATRIEFIDDTLGWVVCGDGVVGRTTDGGAYWEQIFTPWAQAELYGVSFANAYEGWVVSGWPDSLDTGQGLIIHTTDGGFNWNLQYFSSVYEDFFDVHFFNVNIGIVVGGNEQNYSPIIWKTIDGGYIWTPITAPANAYYLRALDFVDDLNGWAVGRFGTIIHTTDGGNTWNFQTNPATTTLFDVDFSDTQHGIACGQGIILYTTNGGNTWNTGTGIEESSNSQSAIRNPKFEIYPNPFKNHCLIKFQIPDPNDQKNSNSQIPNKSEIRNPKSEISLKIYDVSGRLVKSFNHLTNYQSSIIWSGDDDLGRNLPAGVYLIEFESGNHAAMEQVILID, encoded by the coding sequence ATGAAAATTAAATATATGGCGTTGTTTCTTATTCTTTGCAATGTACTGTTCGCCTATCAAAATTTTCATGGGTGTTGTTTAGCACCCGACAATCAGACTGGCTGGGTTGTCACACTTGATTCCATTATTGTACTAAAAACAACCGACGGCGGTGCACACTGGTTTGAACAGTCAAATAATGCGGCAGCAAGGAAATTCTTTGATATCACCTGCCGTGATAATCTCAAAGCCTGGACCTGTGGTATTCTTGGAGAAATTACACACACAAATAATGGCGGGCAGACTTGGACCCATCAGGTTCAGGGGCTGGCAAAATATGCTACAAGAATTGAATTTATTGATGATACATTGGGATGGGTAGTATGTGGAGACGGTGTCGTAGGCAGAACAACCGATGGTGGCGCATACTGGGAGCAGATATTCACACCCTGGGCACAGGCAGAACTTTATGGTGTTTCATTTGCTAATGCCTATGAGGGATGGGTTGTTTCAGGATGGCCTGACAGTCTTGACACAGGGCAAGGTTTAATCATTCACACAACGGATGGTGGGTTTAATTGGAATTTACAATATTTCAGTTCTGTCTATGAAGATTTTTTTGATGTCCATTTTTTTAATGTTAACATAGGCATAGTGGTCGGTGGTAATGAACAAAATTATTCACCAATAATCTGGAAAACCATTGATGGAGGATATATCTGGACCCCAATTACTGCACCAGCAAATGCATATTATCTCCGTGCCCTTGATTTTGTAGATGATTTAAATGGCTGGGCAGTCGGGAGATTTGGTACAATAATCCACACAACTGATGGTGGAAATACCTGGAATTTTCAGACAAATCCTGCCACCACAACCTTGTTTGATGTGGATTTCTCTGATACACAACATGGAATTGCCTGCGGTCAGGGGATAATTTTGTACACAACGAATGGTGGAAATACCTGGAATACTGGTACAGGAATAGAAGAATCTTCAAATTCGCAATCCGCAATCCGAAATCCGAAATTTGAAATCTATCCCAATCCATTCAAAAATCACTGCCTAATTAAATTCCAAATCCCAGATCCCAATGATCAAAAAAATTCCAATTCCCAAATTCCAAACAAATCCGAAATCCGCAATCCGAAATCCGAAATTTCTTTAAAGATCTACGATGTTTCCGGTCGTCTGGTTAAATCATTTAACCATTTAACCAATTACCAATCTTCAATTATTTGGTCTGGTGATGATGACCTTGGTCGCAACCTACCCGCAGGTGTTTATTTAATAGAATTTGAATCTGGCAACCACGCAGCAATGGAGCAAGTAATTCTTATAGATTAG